A window of the Podospora bellae-mahoneyi strain CBS 112042 chromosome 6, whole genome shotgun sequence genome harbors these coding sequences:
- a CDS encoding hypothetical protein (EggNog:ENOG503P7GZ), with translation MSNYGLPGGGNGAPDTDASNNFESLLAQLRRQSSPSPGPSSGPGPEQFSQFGTYSQGAAGQSFYGHHSNTDSPNLPGGHAPIDSPAFLPEAPTPPVGFGGSQFPPGLMNPIGAGRHIGGGGAGGGGDERTAHLLNLLKFNSSGGQGGPQSMQQPAAAREPPINYAPAHVAPQVIHAPAPAAADPTGLLAALMKGRLDAESTKPEAASTSSWNQSAPPAAGTQQYLLNLLNRPKPSQHDADTQEPSLLTPPPAEDESSHGGRSAEPTLVGTLASRSEFEFDHKNVESPHSLHSHQSHQAHPSHQTGHQSGTAGNYSNPFDDLSSSSPVHRTPKSSTTPGASSTTGTSHPVPTSSAPAPASAAGPIPGTIQILKKPEQGLPRHQQRPFNDRGLANSPESARRQLEYAPSPLSHTSAAEKSDHVDVTSVANSASAARPSEVKESVSDAVNGLAEQVDREAREAVARAQQEQAQAGTAQDFDHLLNNATEEEFAHSTQSGPRSQNQEFAHDDGRGAIESTLTSELAKDLSDNVEDGSHAAQQPVADSWESAEADEIVVIEETAAPVKVYNFPMKPWITINLQETDEPRPVFREEAILDIARLKKDFDQIDRNLVSASETYMAYGMSKAGGLRVIRQEDGKDAKLFTDTKDRIFNVAISTSPSTEHPKEAIIGTGVSGTVYWVQLKNGERDHLEDAHPEQYGFALPPISSQEGGDIPGGVLKTRARTSSMHPDFFAVGRGKSINIIWPSFIFENNLFKNAHDRVVDTEKLLKQCSLKINTGKAGKDFTFSQDDTVVVSLDKSGRVKFWDVRDLTAVKEGSERSNPIPAQTTLEIKEPLLTLTTTPEGEKAWPTSVLLLDKYRPYQKRVALRYMVVGMKQNHTLQLWDLALGKPVQEFNFPHNKESDAVCSVMYHAPSSMIVVGHPTRNSIYFLHLSAPKYTLKNLSQVDYIQRLVAQDSSIPQPESTAVISGIREYSFANKGVLRSLTMLENPAATADGDEPTLFELYAMHSKGVTCLFVKQAELGWTKDNKVILLADAVETGLVTISKLVAPPPLQPAEASAQSSNILNDTATASQIRIVSRNAKEALQKMPSSQGEEKKGAGVSTPPKFERKEENDTPAPQPERNEKKGRKKKAAQQAQAQAAAAAAAATGAADRDYPAPNGAAELNRATLQKLGKASRGNNGDQSSLPPSIPPAEPSSTAAAISSEHLESVVNKMESRIVANISSRFDTVFSDILKQMQEIQKRRDAEFANSQSHLLQMVSDVLNDNTESVLRALIIEQIDKNVIPSICGSVDRSVAEQLSSQTSSQVNAVQQELKRALPISVNQALQQTDLIKIISDKVSYNVNARIDQQVEIQITKAFNTLAPQLAKATAQSLHQRIVEDVHGHIHEAFERLEKRRRDEDAKLDRLIAQTKELSTAVASLAAVQSQVSKDFGTLREQVHQSSQQSTPIKQELNSRGHRDSSDFFSQTASDYGSQHFQHTQHQHQLPVSHARTHPQAPQPITQRPQQPHQQALQHQFNSPSQQLYSPSGRDEEREAAELNKLLETIHNMLQNDNIDAAMLKWLHSGDKAEVVFQHIISRQSPGMLRNLAPLLLLSIGANLVNEFHSNTPKLTEKIDLLEFLLAAFESKLGSMDEQTREVTPRIMSLMRIKFQSLQSELMAVSPQSPQLNTLESMVKIASQIVELMKHGAVAGPVPSHIQGHYNNSAY, from the exons ATGTCCAATTACGGGTTGCCTGGCGGCGGCAACGGTGCGCCTGATACCGATGCATCAAACAACTTCGAGTCGCTTCTCGCCCAGCTCCGACGGCAGTCCTCTCCTAGTCCCGGCCCATCATCCGGCCCTGGACCCGAACAATTCTCCCAATTTGGTACCTACAGTCAGGGCGCAGCTGGTCAGTCGTTTTACGGCCATCATTCCAATACCGACTCCCCCAACCTGCCGGGAGGCCATGCTCCCATTGATTCGCCTGCCTTCCTGCCCGAAGCTCCCACACCACCCGTCGGCTTTGGCGGCTCTCAGTTCCCCCCCGGCCTTATGAATCCCATCGGAGCAGGCCGTCAtattggcggtggtggtgctggcggggGCGGGGACGAGCGGACAGCACATTTGTTGAACCTCCTCAAGTTCAACAGCAGCGGTGGTCAAGGTGGTCCGCAAAGCATGCAGCAACCGGCTGCGGCTCGGGAGCCACCCATCAACTATGCTCCTGCGCACGTAGCGCCTCAGGTTATCCATGCCCCGGCCCCAGCTGCTGCCGACCCTACTGGCCTCCTTGCGGCCCTGATGAAGGGTCGTCTCGACGCCGAGTCCACCAAGCCCGAAGCCGCTTCGACATCGTCGTGGAATCAGTCGGCCCCGCCCGCTGCGGGCACGCAGCAGTATCTTCTCAATCTGCTGAATCGGCCCAAGCCCAGCCAACATGATGCCGACACTCAAGAACCAAGCCTTttgacccctccccccgccgaggatgagagcTCCCATGGGGGTCGGTCTGCCGAGCCGACACTCGTCGGCACACTGGCTTCGCGTTCCGAGTTCGAGTTCGATCATAAAAACGTCGAGTCTCCACACTCGCTTCATTCCCACCAGTCACACCAGGCGCATCCGTCGCATCAGACAGGTCATCAATCCGGTACCGCTGGGAATTATTCCAACCCTTTCGATGACCTTTCTAGCTCCTCTCCGGTACATCGCACCCCCAAGTCTTCCACCACTCCGGGAGCTTCGAGCACCACCGGGACTAGTCATCCAGTCCCTACTAGTTCGGCCCCCGCTCCTGCTTCAGCTGCCGGACCCATCCCCGGGACTATTCAGATTCTGAAGAAACCTGAACAAGGGctccctcgtcatcagcaaAGACCCTTCAACGACCGCGGCTTGGCCAACAGCCCCGAGAGCGCCAGGCGTCAGCTGGAATATGCTCCGTCGCCTCTCTCCCATACCAGCGCCGCTGAGAAGTCAGACCATGTAGACGTCACGTCTGTTGCCAACAGCGCCTCTGCTGCTCGGCCATCGGAGGTCAAGGAAAGTGTGTCGGATGCCGTCAACGGTCTGGCCGAGCAAGTTGACCGGGAAGCTCGGGAGGCTGTCGCTCGTGCTCAGCAAGAACAAGCCCAGGCTGGAACCGCCCAGGACTTTGACCATTTGCTGAATAAcgccaccgaggaggagtttgctCACTCTACCCAGAGCGGACCCCGGTCTCAGAACCAAGAGTTTGCCCATGATGATGGTCGAGGAGCTATCGAGTCGACCCTCACGAGCGAACTCGCTAAGGACCTGTCTGATAACGTGGAGGATGGTTCTCATGCTGCCCAACAGCCTGTAGCCGACAGCTGGGAGAGCGCCGAGGCGGACGAGATTGTTGTGATTGAAGAGACCGCAGCTCCGGTCAAGGTGTACAACTTTCCCATGAAACCCTGGATCACCATCAATCTTCAAGAGACTGATGAGCCCCGGCCAGTGTTCCGTGAAGAAGCCATCCTTGACATTGCGCGGCTTAAGAAGGACTTTGATCAGATTGATCGCAACCTCGTGTCCGCCTCCGAGACCTACATGGCCTATGGCATGTCCAAAGCTGGCGGCCTTCGCGTGATCCGGCAAGAAGACGGCAAAGACGCCAAACTCTTCACCGACACAAAGGATCGCATCTTCAACGTTGCCATCtccacctcgccctcgacTGAGCATCCCAAGGAAGCCATCATTGGTACAGGCGTCAGTGGGACCGTTTACTGGGTCCAGCTCAAGAATGGAGAGCGTGATCATTTGGAAGATGCTCATCCTGAACAGTACGGCTTTGCTTTGCCCCCCATCTCGTCGCAAGAGGGTGGCGACATACCTGGTGGCGTCCTCAAGACCCGCGCCCGCACCTCGTCCATGCATCCGGACTTTTTTGCCGTTGGCCGTGGAAAgtccatcaacatcatctgGCCCTCGTTCATCTTTGAAAACAACTTGTTCAAGAATGCCCACGACCGCGTGGTCGACACTGAAAAGCTTCTGAAGCAGTGCTCGCTCAAGATCAACACAGGCAAGGCTGGAAAGGACTTTACGTTCAGCCAGGATGACACTGTAGTTGTCTCGCTGGATAAGAGCGGGCGGGTCAAGTTCTGGGACGTCCGGGACCTTACGGCTGTTAAGGAAGGCTCAGAGCGTTCGAATCCCATTCCGGCACAAACCACGCTCGAGATCAAGGAACCGCTCCTCACCCTGACGACCACTCCGGAGGGTGAAAAGGCCTGGCCTACCtctgtgttgctgttggatAAGTACCGACCGTACCAGAAGCGTGTTGCCCTGCGCTACATGGTTGTGGGCATGAAGCAGAACCACACCCTCCAGCTGTGGGACCTCGCTCTCGGCAAGCCGGTGCAGGAGTTCAACTTCCCGCACAACAAGGAGTCAGACGCCGTCTGTAGCGTCATGTACCACGCCCCGTCCAGCATGATTGTGGTCGGCCACCCAACGCGAAACTCCATCTACTTTCTTCATCTTTCGGCGCCTAAGTACACGCTCAAAAACCTGTCGCAAGTGGACTACATTCAGCGCCTCGTGGCCCAAGACTCGTCGATTCCTCAGCCAGAGTCTACTGCCGTCATTAGTGGTATCCGGGAGTATTCTTTTGCCAACAAGGGCGTGCTTCGCAGCCTGACCATGCTGGAGAACCCTGCTGCTACTGCCGACGGCGATGAGCCTACACTGTTTGAGCTCTATGCCATGCATTCCAAGGGCGTGACCTGCTTGTTTGTCAAGCAGGCCGAACTCGGCTGGACCAAGGACAATAAGGTTATTCTCTTGGCCGATGCCGTCGAGACAGGCCTGGTCACCATTTCCAAGCTTGttgcgcctcctcctctccagcccGCGGAAGCCTCTGCTCAAAGCAGCAACATCTTGAACGACACCGCCACCGCTTCCCAGATTCGCATCGTCTCGCGTAATGCCAAGGAAGCACTGCAGAAGATGCCGTCTTCTCAGggtgaggagaagaagggggccgGCGTGTCGACGCCGCCCAAGTTTGAGCGAAAGGAGGAGAACGACACGCCAGCGCCGCAGCCTGAAAGGAacgaaaagaagggaagaaagaagaaggcagcTCAGCAGGCTCAAGcgcaggctgctgctgctgctgcggctgctaCAGGTGCGGCGGATCGCGACTACCCTGCTCCCAACGGCGCTGCCGAGCTCAACAGAGCTACCTTGCAAAAACTGGGAAAGGCTTCCCGTGGCAACAACGGCGACCAATCCTCCCTGCCCCCTTCGATCCCTCCTGCCGAGCCATCCTCAACGGCAGCCGCCATTTCCTCCGAGCACCTCGAATCCGTCGTCAACAAGATGGAATCCCGCATCGTCGCCAACATTTCTAGCCGCTTCGACACCGTCTTCAGCGACATTCTCAAGCAGATGCAGGAGATTCAGAAGAGGCGTGACGCCGAGTTTGCCAATAGCCAGTCTCATTTGTTACAGATGGTGTCTGATGTCCTCAACGATAATACCGAGTCTGTGCTCCGTGCTTTGATCATTGAACAGATTGACAAGAACGTCATACCCTCCATTTGCGGCTCTGTCGACCGTTCCGTTGCCGAACAGTTGAGCAGCCAGACCAGCTCCCAGGTCAATGCCGTCCAACAGGAGTTGAAGAGAGCTCTGCCCATCTCGGTCAACCAGGCGCTGCAGCAGACAGACTTGATCAAGATCATCTCCGACAAGGTCTCGTACAACGTCAATGCTCGGATCGATCAGCAAGTTGAGATCCAAATCACCAAAGCCTTCAACACGCTTGCTCCCCAGCTGGCCAAAGCCACAGCGCAGAGTCTTCATCAGCGCATCGTCGAGGATGTTCACGGGCACATTCACGAGGCCTTCGAGAGGCTCGAGAAACGCCGCCGCGACGAAGATGCCAAGCTTGATCGCCTGATTGCCCAGACCAAGGAGCTCTCCACCGCCGTTGCATCACTAGCAGCAGTTCAGTCTCAGGTATCCAAGGATTTCGGGACTTTGAGAGAACAGGTCCATCAGTCAAGTCAACAAAGCACCCCCATCAAGCAGGAATTAAACAGCCGTGGTCACCGTGATAGCTCGGACTTCTTCAGTCAAACTGCTTCGGATTACGGGTCACAGCATTTCCAGCACAcgcagcatcaacaccagctgCCTGTGTCACATGCCCGCACCCATCCGCAGGCACCTCAACCCATAACACAGCGTCCACAGCAGCCTCATCAGCAGGCGCTCCAGCACCAGTTCAACAGTCCCAGCCAACAGTTGTACTCCCCCTCGGGCCGTGACGAGGAGCGTGAGGCCGCCGAGCTTAACAAGCTTCTCGAGACCATCCACAATATGCTGCAGAACGATAATATCGATGCTGCCATGCTCAAGTGGCTCCACAGCGGTGACAAGGCCGAGGTGGTCTTCCAGCACATTATTTCTCGGCAGTCTCCGGGCATGCTGCGAAATCTAGCCCCTCTTCTGCTGCTTTCGATCGGTGCCAACCTTGTCAACGAATTCCACAGCAACACTCCCAAGCTCACGGAAAAGATTGACTTGCTCGAGTTTTTGCTGGCCGCTTTCGAGTCCAAGCTCGGCTCAATG GATGAGCAAACCCGCGAGGTGACACCTAGAATCATGTCGCTTATGCGGATCAAGTTCCAGTCGCTGCAGTCAGAGCTCATGGCCGTCAGTCCCCAGAGCCCCCAGCTGAACACGCTCGAGTCTATGGTCAAAATTGCCTCCCAAATTGTGGAACTGATGAAGCATGGCGCTGTTGCCGGGCCTGTGCCGAGCCACATCCAAGGGCACTACAATAACTCTGCTTACTGA
- a CDS encoding hypothetical protein (EggNog:ENOG503P4N6; COG:S): MFCLRSWLPLLFIPTSASPVFIFLFFLCTYFLNRPCVYCSILLFILFLTSCNWSDHCFFDFASNWFQPRLAASYIYLPTITGWNATTDATASPSSTTHVVTDVLNTTAGALATAAADKIAQTKVEWTGLGLEWLRSLLGRREWEIDCLDLHIRL, encoded by the exons ATGTTTTGTTTGCGCAG TTGgctgcccctcctttttATACCAACCAGCGCATCGCCCGTCTtcatctttctcttcttcctctgcacCTACTTTCTCAACCGCCCATGCGTCTATTGCTCGATTCTGCTCTTCATACTCTTCCTGACGTCGTGCAACTGGTCTGACCATTGCTTCTTTGACTTTGCGAGCAACTGGTTCCAGCCAAGGCTGGCTGCAAGCTACATTTACCTGCCCACCATCACGGGCTGGAACGCGACGACAGATGCTACCGCGAGCCCAAGCTCGACGACACATGTCGTTACTGACGTGCTGAATACGACTGCCGGTGCTCTTGCCACGGCGGCAGCGGACAAGATCGCTCAGACGAAGGTGGAATGGACGGGATTGGGGCTTGAGTGGCTAAGGAGTTTGCTAGGGAGGAGAGAATGGGAGATTGATTGCTTGGATCTCCATATACGACTGTGA